The following proteins are co-located in the Takifugu flavidus isolate HTHZ2018 chromosome 16, ASM371156v2, whole genome shotgun sequence genome:
- the rab3gap2 gene encoding rab3 GTPase-activating protein non-catalytic subunit isoform X6, producing the protein MCGCGFHHRLCALLHGVVCVQNGVLLLSQLLQEDPVLRLKCRTYEIPLHPGITEQHEELSILYPTALVTIDGFSLFQSLRACRNQVARAAAAGSDVIQPPPLAYKKWGLQDMDTIVDHSSVGIMTLCVFDQMKNASILGGFNASVKGSPPAMSLYVSVGGGPYIGFYYAVEGSSQPLLSHVALAVASKLTSALFNAASGWLGWNKNRNEEETVQKQKPKVEPATPLGIRFGLPDSRRHGESICLSPCNMLAGVTDDFGRVALLDLARGICIRMWKGYRDAQLGWLQVQEERGDHDSSSLPKRHALFLVIYAPRRGILEVWAMKQGPRVGAFNIGKHCRLLYAGHRLMGVNCVTSQGWHLHTPKVCLLDPAARTLRTVNIPFHLALSDKKSERAKDMHLLKRLTMLLKNTEVDPDILESEAKTVLLEIRHPAMKKQALETLLSNRNVLVKCLINITSALSLHLKQKDPEEVDVSLLRFCSSQLKLLQLYTDIQQLHPAPDAEACGTSLSITQCSLAQQEPSDVLLDELSRVRSTLQSYAQLSSRPSVSFAEDSPDSPLPVQAFLSQMEFTEDGSLRVIYMSETDHSQLGNFLFWGALCGKSQIAKVCDPLQQAGISPQQLLAVLLSVWFQREKEILQNPEQTTVNLHTLLITLSNMKGAVEDCWDPQSVSPWWQQVRSACIQSQHTAAALLAAFVAHHAAKTCIQHRADSKLQSDWEAVSLELEQWLVCVRQLEDLMVLQTLLLVPAAQGPLGGSATQCSIKTLLEGGRGAVADSISKWVFRHRLAPENLKAFLQKSDDPDDERHNEPRDQPEKQRNDQEGTQRTAELFVAVCERFPHSLSPDMLFAHCCWEHVVHWNRDPEEVKFFCLAVEHLKLVSSPHIQLGIATMMWSTFIVKYLSAATFLMEKVGKAPKDRLCRRDVGMGDQALTCFLGCCVQLLQVLMEADAGVEEETAPELSVEEVWCGAEGPPSIADLALEQKGIYYPLVQHHWLLASLLHAAMTFKVKVKPLSLFDSKGKNALFRDLSSVQLMPSGVMDSSLILTRQEFLFQVQMGWVQAVEGGSGSAPGSSTTHSDGLAAQWWPSLCLELGSLLQVNPDILRRQLVCELFSQGLDLSAEQAMLEVEDQDVLGSQLLVLSGQRLSYTLLHSQSQTQPAMELLARLPPTLCAWLKAMDPSDLRRPSLPLQQTKRLVGRLVEILPENHAQYSLALHLLEALEALTTED; encoded by the exons ATGTGTGGTTGTGGGTTTCACCACAGGTTATGTGCGCTTCTACACGGAG TAGTTTGTGTCCAGAATGGGGTTCTACTCCTGTCCCAGTTGCTGCAAGAGGACCCTGTACTGAGGCTCAAATGTCGCACATATGAAATCCCTCTTCACCCTGGAATAACGGAGCAG CACGAAGAGTTGAGTATCCTCTATCCTACCGCTCTGGTCACCATCGATGGCTTCAGCCTCTTCCAGTCTCTGCGTGCCTGCAGGAACCAGGTCGCCAGAG ccgcagcagcaggaagtgatgtgatCCAGCCGCCTCCTCTTGCCTATAAGAAGTGGGGTCTGCAGGACATGGACACCATTGTGGACCACAGTAGTGTGG GCAttatgactctgtgtgtgtttgaccagATGAAGAATGCGTCCATCCTCGGGGGGTTCAATGCTTCAGTCAAGGGGAGCCCCCCTGCCATGAGCCTGTACGTCAGTGTGGGGGGTGGGCCATATATTGGCTTTTACTATGCTGTAGAG GGGAGCTCCCAGCCTCTGCTGTCTCACGTGGCCCTGGCCGTGGCCAGTAAACTCACCTCAGCCCTCTTCAATGCTGCCAG TGGGTGGTTAGGATGGAACAAGAACAGAAATGAGGAGGAGACAGTTCAGAAGCAGAAGCCCAAAGTGGAGCCTGCAACACCATTAGGGATCAG ATTTGGTCTCCCAGACTCTCGTCGCCATGGCGAGTCTATCTGCCTGTCCCCCTGCAATATGTTAGCTGGTGTGACTGATGATTTTGGACGCGTCGCTCTGCTGGACTTGGCTCGAGGCATTTGCATTCGTATGTGGAAGG GATATCGAGATGCTCAGTTGGGTTGGCTGCAGGTTCAAGAGGAGCGAGGAGATCACgactcttcctcccttcccaaACGCCATGCTCTCTTCCTGGTCATATATGCACCACGCAGAGGAATCCTGGAGGTGTGGGCAATGAAGCAGGGTCCCCGAGTGGGCGCCTTCAACATAGGCAAGCACTGCAG gttACTGTATGCTGGCCACCGTCTGATGGGGGTGAACTGTGTCACCAGTCAGGGCTGGCACTTGCACACCCCAAAGGTGTGTCTGTTGGATCCTGCTGCAAGAACTCTGAGGACTGTGAACATCCCCTTCCATCTGGCCCTCAG TGACAAGAAGAGTGAAAGAGCCAAAGATATGCACCTATTAAAGAGACTGACCATGTTACTGAAGAACACAGAAGTGGATCCAG ataTTTTGGAGAGCGAAGCCAAGACTGTTTTGTTGGAAATAAGACATCCTGCCATGAAGAAACAG GCTTTGGAGACTCTGCTGTCCAACAGGAATGTACTGGTCAAGTGTCTGATTAATATCACATCcgccctctccctccatctgaaGCAAAAAG ACCCAGAAGAAGTTGATGTGAGCCTCCTCCGGTTCTGTTCCTCCcagctgaagctcctccagctctatactgacatccagcagctgcacccTGCTCCGGATGCAGAGGCCTGTGGGACGTCCCTCAGCATTACCCAG TGTTCTCTGGCCCAGCAGGAGCCCTCAGATGTTCTACTGGATGAACTATCCAGGGTGCGCTCTACCCTGCAGAGCTATGcccagctgagcagcagacCAAGTGTTTCCTTTGCAGAGGACTCTCCCGACTCCCCCCTTCCTGTCCAAGCCTTTCTCTCTCAGATGGAGTTCACTGAGGATGGAAGCTTGAGGGTGATCTACATGTCTGAAACTGACCACAGTCAGCTGG ggaacttcctgttttggggaGCCCTGTGTGGGAAAAGCCAAATTGCTAAAGTGTGTGACCCTCTGCAGCAGGCTGGCATCAGTCCTCAGCAGCTACTG GCTGTGCTGCTTAGCGTTTGGTttcagagagagaaggagatcCTCCAAAACCCAGAGCAAACTACAGTCAACCTACACACACTACTCATCACACTCAGCAACATGAaag GTGCTGTTGAAGACTGCTGGGACCCTCAGTCTgtctccccctggtggcagcAGGTTCGCAGCGCTTGTATCCAGTCCCAACACACTGCTGCCGCCCTGCTGGCTGCATTTGTTGCCCATCACGCTGCCAAGACCTGCATCCAGCATCGTGCAGACTCAAAG CTGCAGTCAGACTGGGAAGCAGTGTCACTGGAGCTGGAACagtggttggtgtgtgtccGCCAGCTGGAGGACCTGATGGTCCTGCAGACTCTGCTCTTGGTGCCCGCAGCTCAGGGACCCCTGGGGGGTTCAGCCACACAGTGCTCAATAAAGACCCTGCTGGAGGGGGGCCGAG GAGCTGTTGCAGACAGTATCTCCAAGTGGGTGTTCAGGCACCGTTTGGCCCCTGAAAATCTGAAGGCCTTCCTCCAGAAGTCTGATGACCCAGATGATGAGAGACATAACGAGCCCAGAGACCAacctgagaagcagaggaacGACCAGGAGGGGACGCAGAGGACAgctg AGCTGTTTGTGGCCGTGTGTGAGCGCTTCCCACACTCGCTGTCTCCTGACATGCTGTTTGCTCACTGCTGCTGGGAGCACGTGGTGCACTGGAACCGAGACCCTGAG GAGGTGAAATTCTTCTGTCTGGCTGTGGAACATCTGAAGTTGGTCTCCAGCCCACACATCCAGCTAG GTATCGCCACCATGATGTGGAGCACCTTCATCGTCAAGTATTTGTCAGCAGCCACCTTTCTCATGGAGAAG GTCGGCAAAGCTCCCAAAGACCGTCTGTGCAGACGA GACGTGGGGATGGGAGACCAGGCTCTGACCTGCTTCCTGGGCTGCTGTGTCCAGCTGCTTCAGGTCCTGATGGAG GCTGACGcaggtgtggaggaggaaaCTGCTCCAGAACTGTCTGTAGAGGAGGTGTGGTGTGGGGCTGAGGGCCCCCCCTCCATCGCTGACCTGGCCCTTGAGCAGAAAGGGATCTACTACCCCTTGGTGCAACACCATTGGCTGCTGGCCTCGCTGCTCCATGCTGCAATGACcttcaaggtcaaggtcaaaccTCTCAGCCTGTTTGACAGTAAG GGTAAGAATGCTCTCTTCAGAGATCTCAGCAGTGTCCAGCTGATGCCCAGTGGGGTCATGGACTCCAGCCTGATTCTAACGCGACAGGAG TTCCTCTTCCAGGTTCAGATGGGCTGGGTGCAGGCTGTGGAGGGTGGTTCTGGCTCAGCCCCTGGTAGCAGCACGACACACTCGGATGGTCTGGCTGCACAGTGGTGGCCCTCTCTGTGTCTGGAGCTGGGCTCGCTGCTCCAGGTCAACCCTGACATCCTGAGACGGCAGCTGGTCTGTGAACTCTTCAGCCAAGgcctggacctcagtgctgaaCAG GCAATGCTGGAGGTAGAAGATCAGGACGTCCTGGGCTCCCAACTCCTGGTTCTGAGTGGCCAGAGGCTCAGTTACACCCTGCTACACAGCCAGAGTCAAACCCAGCCTGCCATGGAGCTGCTGGCCCGCCTGCCGCCAACTCTGTGTGCCTGGCTGAAGGCCATG GACCCCAGCGACCTCCGCCGTCCCTCGCTCCCCCTGCAGCAGACCAAAAGGCTCGTTGGCCGTCTGGTGGAGATCCTCCCAGAAAACCACGCCCAGTACAGTCTGGCCCTGCACCTCCTGGAGGCCCTGGAGGCCCTGACCACCGAGGACTGA
- the rab3gap2 gene encoding rab3 GTPase-activating protein non-catalytic subunit isoform X2 has translation MSCTLLEFCRLQELETVRDYLFQSRKIEPQEETQKTDPELSWDVSDWESEWDSGDNKPEDATSASMVEETPGQSGPWLQHCVLTLSPCLDLLVVARGQKAAFLSAKWCSAEGSREEMTMAVSWTGLLSVDDGEHVSSCMCIPLVSQKRSSTGQPDWTCVVVGFTTGYVRFYTENGVLLLSQLLQEDPVLRLKCRTYEIPLHPGITEQHEELSILYPTALVTIDGFSLFQSLRACRNQVARAAAAGSDVIQPPPLAYKKWGLQDMDTIVDHSSVGIMTLCVFDQMKNASILGGFNASVKGSPPAMSLYVSVGGGPYIGFYYAVEGSSQPLLSHVALAVASKLTSALFNAASGWLGWNKNRNEEETVQKQKPKVEPATPLGIRFGLPDSRRHGESICLSPCNMLAGVTDDFGRVALLDLARGICIRMWKGYRDAQLGWLQVQEERGDHDSSSLPKRHALFLVIYAPRRGILEVWAMKQGPRVGAFNIGKHCRLLYAGHRLMGVNCVTSQGWHLHTPKVCLLDPAARTLRTVNIPFHLALSDKKSERAKDMHLLKRLTMLLKNTEVDPDILESEAKTVLLEIRHPAMKKQALETLLSNRNVLVKCLINITSALSLHLKQKDPEEVDVSLLRFCSSQLKLLQLYTDIQQLHPAPDAEACGTSLSITQCSLAQQEPSDVLLDELSRVRSTLQSYAQLSSRPSVSFAEDSPDSPLPVQAFLSQMEFTEDGSLRVIYMSETDHSQLGNFLFWGALCGKSQIAKVCDPLQQAGISPQQLLAVLLSVWFQREKEILQNPEQTTVNLHTLLITLSNMKGAVEDCWDPQSVSPWWQQVRSACIQSQHTAAALLAAFVAHHAAKTCIQHRADSKSDWEAVSLELEQWLVCVRQLEDLMVLQTLLLVPAAQGPLGGSATQCSIKTLLEGGRGAVADSISKWVFRHRLAPENLKAFLQKSDDPDDERHNEPRDQPEKQRNDQEGTQRTAELFVAVCERFPHSLSPDMLFAHCCWEHVVHWNRDPEEVKFFCLAVEHLKLVSSPHIQLGIATMMWSTFIVKYLSAATFLMEKVGKAPKDRLCRRDVGMGDQALTCFLGCCVQLLQVLMEADAGVEEETAPELSVEEVWCGAEGPPSIADLALEQKGIYYPLVQHHWLLASLLHAAMTFKVKVKPLSLFDSKGKNALFRDLSSVQLMPSGVMDSSLILTRQEFLFQVQMGWVQAVEGGSGSAPGSSTTHSDGLAAQWWPSLCLELGSLLQVNPDILRRQLVCELFSQGLDLSAEQAMLEVEDQDVLGSQLLVLSGQRLSYTLLHSQSQTQPAMELLARLPPTLCAWLKAMDPSDLRRPSLPLQQTKRLVGRLVEILPENHAQYSLALHLLEALEALTTED, from the exons ATGTCCTGCACTTTGCTGGAGTTTTGTCGGCTCCAAGAGCTCGAAACCGTCAGAGACTACTTGTTCCAGAGCCGGAAAATCGAACCCCAAGAGGAAACTCAGAAAACAG ACCCTGAACTCAGCTGGGATGTCTCTGACTGGGAGTCTGAATGGGATTCTGGTGATAACAAACCAGAGGATGCCACTTCTGCTTCTATG gtggaggagaccCCTGGGCAGAGTGGACCCTGGCTGCAGCATTGTGTGCTGACCCTGTCTCCTTGCTTGGATCTGCTGGTTGTGGCTCGTGGACAGAAGGCGGCCTTTCTTTCAG CCAAGTGGTGCTCCGCCGAGGGTAGCAGAGAAGAGATGACCATGGCCGTGTCTTGGACTGGACTTCTCAGCGTCGACGACGG AGAGCATGTAAGCAGCTGTATGTGCATACCactggtcagccagaagag GAGCTCCACAGGGCAGCCTGACTGGACATGTGTGGTTGTGGGTTTCACCACAGGTTATGTGCGCTTCTACACGGAG AATGGGGTTCTACTCCTGTCCCAGTTGCTGCAAGAGGACCCTGTACTGAGGCTCAAATGTCGCACATATGAAATCCCTCTTCACCCTGGAATAACGGAGCAG CACGAAGAGTTGAGTATCCTCTATCCTACCGCTCTGGTCACCATCGATGGCTTCAGCCTCTTCCAGTCTCTGCGTGCCTGCAGGAACCAGGTCGCCAGAG ccgcagcagcaggaagtgatgtgatCCAGCCGCCTCCTCTTGCCTATAAGAAGTGGGGTCTGCAGGACATGGACACCATTGTGGACCACAGTAGTGTGG GCAttatgactctgtgtgtgtttgaccagATGAAGAATGCGTCCATCCTCGGGGGGTTCAATGCTTCAGTCAAGGGGAGCCCCCCTGCCATGAGCCTGTACGTCAGTGTGGGGGGTGGGCCATATATTGGCTTTTACTATGCTGTAGAG GGGAGCTCCCAGCCTCTGCTGTCTCACGTGGCCCTGGCCGTGGCCAGTAAACTCACCTCAGCCCTCTTCAATGCTGCCAG TGGGTGGTTAGGATGGAACAAGAACAGAAATGAGGAGGAGACAGTTCAGAAGCAGAAGCCCAAAGTGGAGCCTGCAACACCATTAGGGATCAG ATTTGGTCTCCCAGACTCTCGTCGCCATGGCGAGTCTATCTGCCTGTCCCCCTGCAATATGTTAGCTGGTGTGACTGATGATTTTGGACGCGTCGCTCTGCTGGACTTGGCTCGAGGCATTTGCATTCGTATGTGGAAGG GATATCGAGATGCTCAGTTGGGTTGGCTGCAGGTTCAAGAGGAGCGAGGAGATCACgactcttcctcccttcccaaACGCCATGCTCTCTTCCTGGTCATATATGCACCACGCAGAGGAATCCTGGAGGTGTGGGCAATGAAGCAGGGTCCCCGAGTGGGCGCCTTCAACATAGGCAAGCACTGCAG gttACTGTATGCTGGCCACCGTCTGATGGGGGTGAACTGTGTCACCAGTCAGGGCTGGCACTTGCACACCCCAAAGGTGTGTCTGTTGGATCCTGCTGCAAGAACTCTGAGGACTGTGAACATCCCCTTCCATCTGGCCCTCAG TGACAAGAAGAGTGAAAGAGCCAAAGATATGCACCTATTAAAGAGACTGACCATGTTACTGAAGAACACAGAAGTGGATCCAG ataTTTTGGAGAGCGAAGCCAAGACTGTTTTGTTGGAAATAAGACATCCTGCCATGAAGAAACAG GCTTTGGAGACTCTGCTGTCCAACAGGAATGTACTGGTCAAGTGTCTGATTAATATCACATCcgccctctccctccatctgaaGCAAAAAG ACCCAGAAGAAGTTGATGTGAGCCTCCTCCGGTTCTGTTCCTCCcagctgaagctcctccagctctatactgacatccagcagctgcacccTGCTCCGGATGCAGAGGCCTGTGGGACGTCCCTCAGCATTACCCAG TGTTCTCTGGCCCAGCAGGAGCCCTCAGATGTTCTACTGGATGAACTATCCAGGGTGCGCTCTACCCTGCAGAGCTATGcccagctgagcagcagacCAAGTGTTTCCTTTGCAGAGGACTCTCCCGACTCCCCCCTTCCTGTCCAAGCCTTTCTCTCTCAGATGGAGTTCACTGAGGATGGAAGCTTGAGGGTGATCTACATGTCTGAAACTGACCACAGTCAGCTGG ggaacttcctgttttggggaGCCCTGTGTGGGAAAAGCCAAATTGCTAAAGTGTGTGACCCTCTGCAGCAGGCTGGCATCAGTCCTCAGCAGCTACTG GCTGTGCTGCTTAGCGTTTGGTttcagagagagaaggagatcCTCCAAAACCCAGAGCAAACTACAGTCAACCTACACACACTACTCATCACACTCAGCAACATGAaag GTGCTGTTGAAGACTGCTGGGACCCTCAGTCTgtctccccctggtggcagcAGGTTCGCAGCGCTTGTATCCAGTCCCAACACACTGCTGCCGCCCTGCTGGCTGCATTTGTTGCCCATCACGCTGCCAAGACCTGCATCCAGCATCGTGCAGACTCAAAG TCAGACTGGGAAGCAGTGTCACTGGAGCTGGAACagtggttggtgtgtgtccGCCAGCTGGAGGACCTGATGGTCCTGCAGACTCTGCTCTTGGTGCCCGCAGCTCAGGGACCCCTGGGGGGTTCAGCCACACAGTGCTCAATAAAGACCCTGCTGGAGGGGGGCCGAG GAGCTGTTGCAGACAGTATCTCCAAGTGGGTGTTCAGGCACCGTTTGGCCCCTGAAAATCTGAAGGCCTTCCTCCAGAAGTCTGATGACCCAGATGATGAGAGACATAACGAGCCCAGAGACCAacctgagaagcagaggaacGACCAGGAGGGGACGCAGAGGACAgctg AGCTGTTTGTGGCCGTGTGTGAGCGCTTCCCACACTCGCTGTCTCCTGACATGCTGTTTGCTCACTGCTGCTGGGAGCACGTGGTGCACTGGAACCGAGACCCTGAG GAGGTGAAATTCTTCTGTCTGGCTGTGGAACATCTGAAGTTGGTCTCCAGCCCACACATCCAGCTAG GTATCGCCACCATGATGTGGAGCACCTTCATCGTCAAGTATTTGTCAGCAGCCACCTTTCTCATGGAGAAG GTCGGCAAAGCTCCCAAAGACCGTCTGTGCAGACGA GACGTGGGGATGGGAGACCAGGCTCTGACCTGCTTCCTGGGCTGCTGTGTCCAGCTGCTTCAGGTCCTGATGGAG GCTGACGcaggtgtggaggaggaaaCTGCTCCAGAACTGTCTGTAGAGGAGGTGTGGTGTGGGGCTGAGGGCCCCCCCTCCATCGCTGACCTGGCCCTTGAGCAGAAAGGGATCTACTACCCCTTGGTGCAACACCATTGGCTGCTGGCCTCGCTGCTCCATGCTGCAATGACcttcaaggtcaaggtcaaaccTCTCAGCCTGTTTGACAGTAAG GGTAAGAATGCTCTCTTCAGAGATCTCAGCAGTGTCCAGCTGATGCCCAGTGGGGTCATGGACTCCAGCCTGATTCTAACGCGACAGGAG TTCCTCTTCCAGGTTCAGATGGGCTGGGTGCAGGCTGTGGAGGGTGGTTCTGGCTCAGCCCCTGGTAGCAGCACGACACACTCGGATGGTCTGGCTGCACAGTGGTGGCCCTCTCTGTGTCTGGAGCTGGGCTCGCTGCTCCAGGTCAACCCTGACATCCTGAGACGGCAGCTGGTCTGTGAACTCTTCAGCCAAGgcctggacctcagtgctgaaCAG GCAATGCTGGAGGTAGAAGATCAGGACGTCCTGGGCTCCCAACTCCTGGTTCTGAGTGGCCAGAGGCTCAGTTACACCCTGCTACACAGCCAGAGTCAAACCCAGCCTGCCATGGAGCTGCTGGCCCGCCTGCCGCCAACTCTGTGTGCCTGGCTGAAGGCCATG GACCCCAGCGACCTCCGCCGTCCCTCGCTCCCCCTGCAGCAGACCAAAAGGCTCGTTGGCCGTCTGGTGGAGATCCTCCCAGAAAACCACGCCCAGTACAGTCTGGCCCTGCACCTCCTGGAGGCCCTGGAGGCCCTGACCACCGAGGACTGA